In a genomic window of Nodosilinea sp. E11:
- the ald gene encoding alanine dehydrogenase: protein MRIGLPKEIKDQEFRVGLTPAAVQSLCQQGHQVMVQTGAGAGSGFSDADYQRAGAILVADAATAWDQELVVKVKEPQPSEYGFFRPDLILFTYLHLAAERSLTEALMQSGINAIAYETVVGSDGRLPLLTPMSIIAGRLSVQFGARYLERQQGGRGVLLGGIPGVAPGTVVILGGGVVGTEAAKMAVGLGARVQIIDLNVDRLAYLETLFGSRVELLYSSTAQIAASVPQADLLIGAVLVPGRKAPILVSKELVATMRPHSVIIDVAVDQGGCIETLRPTSHSQPTYVDQGVVHFGVPNMPGAVPWTATQALNNATLPYVLKLANQGMAALATDSGLQGGLNVSAGKLIHPAVRDVFADLANQPVEQLATI, encoded by the coding sequence ATGCGTATTGGGTTACCGAAAGAGATCAAAGACCAAGAATTTCGGGTGGGCTTAACGCCAGCTGCGGTGCAAAGCCTTTGCCAGCAGGGGCATCAAGTCATGGTGCAAACTGGGGCGGGGGCTGGCTCGGGCTTCAGTGACGCTGACTACCAGCGGGCAGGGGCTATCCTAGTGGCCGATGCTGCTACCGCTTGGGACCAAGAGTTGGTGGTTAAGGTTAAAGAACCCCAACCATCCGAGTACGGGTTCTTTCGCCCCGATTTGATCTTGTTTACCTACCTGCATCTGGCGGCTGAGCGATCGCTGACAGAGGCTCTAATGCAGAGCGGCATCAATGCGATCGCCTACGAAACCGTAGTCGGCTCCGATGGCCGACTGCCTTTACTCACCCCCATGAGCATCATTGCCGGTCGGCTCTCGGTGCAGTTTGGAGCCCGCTATCTAGAGCGGCAGCAGGGTGGGCGCGGCGTGCTGCTGGGCGGTATCCCCGGCGTGGCCCCTGGCACCGTGGTGATTTTAGGTGGCGGTGTAGTGGGCACCGAGGCCGCCAAAATGGCTGTGGGCCTGGGGGCTAGGGTACAAATTATTGACCTCAATGTAGATCGCCTGGCCTACCTCGAAACTCTTTTTGGCTCTCGGGTAGAGCTGCTTTACAGCAGCACTGCCCAAATCGCTGCCTCTGTACCCCAAGCAGATCTGCTGATTGGGGCAGTGCTGGTGCCCGGTCGCAAGGCTCCCATCCTCGTGTCGAAGGAACTGGTAGCAACTATGCGCCCCCACTCAGTCATTATTGACGTGGCCGTTGACCAGGGCGGCTGTATCGAAACCCTGCGCCCCACCTCCCACAGCCAGCCCACCTACGTTGATCAGGGCGTGGTGCACTTTGGGGTACCTAACATGCCCGGTGCTGTTCCCTGGACGGCCACCCAGGCGCTCAACAACGCTACCCTGCCCTACGTGCTCAAGCTCGCCAACCAGGGCATGGCTGCCCTAGCCACCGACAGTGGCCTCCAAGGCGGGCTAAATGTGTCAGCCGGTAAGCTGATCCACCCGGCGGTGCGCGATGTTTTTGCTGACCTAGCTAACCAACCCGTGGAGCAACTGGCGACTATTTAG
- a CDS encoding thioredoxin domain-containing protein — protein sequence MPDNLPVTSNLAPSRARNLIVAVAAVVLATAMVLGIRTQSAVPSLPELAASAVPYEVAQINGKPTLLEFYANWCGTCQAMAGDMAELRETYGDRVNFVMLNIDNNKWLPEMLAYRVEGIPHFVYSGADGAPIATAIGEQPRQILSDNLNALIAQAPLPHQQTFGRTSAVEGDFLSRQSTVNDNPRAHGNVVTN from the coding sequence ATGCCAGACAATCTGCCTGTCACCTCTAATCTTGCCCCCAGCCGGGCCCGCAACCTGATCGTGGCCGTGGCCGCCGTGGTACTGGCGACAGCCATGGTTTTGGGCATTCGCACCCAGTCAGCGGTGCCTTCTTTACCCGAATTAGCCGCCAGCGCAGTGCCCTACGAGGTGGCCCAGATCAACGGCAAGCCGACCCTGCTAGAGTTTTACGCCAACTGGTGCGGCACCTGCCAAGCCATGGCCGGAGACATGGCAGAACTGCGGGAGACTTATGGCGATCGCGTCAACTTTGTCATGCTCAACATCGACAACAACAAGTGGCTACCCGAAATGCTAGCTTACCGGGTCGAAGGCATTCCTCACTTTGTCTATTCGGGGGCCGATGGCGCGCCCATTGCTACGGCCATTGGCGAACAGCCGCGCCAGATTCTCAGCGACAACCTCAATGCCCTGATCGCCCAGGCCCCCCTACCCCACCAGCAAACCTTTGGCCGCACGTCAGCTGTGGAGGGCGACTTTTTGTCGCGACAGAGCACTGTCAATGACAACCCCCGCGCCCACGGCAATGTGGTCACAAATTAG
- a CDS encoding NIL domain-containing protein, with product MKKRVKLIFPKRSVHMPITYRLAKDFNIAANIIRAQVAPNQVGTLVVELSGDIDQLNDAIDWLEVQDIEVSGASGEIVVDEDLCVHCGLCTGVCPTRALTLDSETYRLTFARSRCIVCEQCVPTCPVQAISTNL from the coding sequence ATGAAAAAACGGGTGAAGCTAATTTTCCCCAAGCGGTCGGTACATATGCCGATCACTTACCGGTTAGCCAAAGACTTCAACATTGCTGCCAATATCATTCGGGCTCAGGTAGCCCCTAACCAGGTGGGCACCCTGGTAGTAGAGCTATCGGGTGATATTGACCAGCTTAACGACGCCATTGACTGGCTTGAGGTGCAAGATATAGAGGTCTCTGGGGCCAGCGGCGAAATTGTGGTGGATGAAGACCTCTGTGTCCACTGTGGCCTCTGTACTGGCGTGTGCCCCACTCGCGCCCTCACCCTCGATAGCGAGACCTACCGGCTGACCTTCGCGCGATCGCGCTGTATTGTCTGCGAGCAATGTGTGCCCACCTGCCCGGTGCAGGCCATCTCCACGAATTTGTAG
- a CDS encoding GatB/YqeY domain-containing protein, whose translation MSLKDRISDDIKTAMKAKDKVRLETVRSIKKVILDRETLVRPSGQDALTVEQELEVLTQLAKQRKDSIEQYQKAGREDLAAQEAQELEIIAEYLPQQLSDTEVEAIIDELIAKTGAASAKDMGKVMGPAMQQLKGRADGGKVQALVKAKLAG comes from the coding sequence ATGAGCCTAAAAGACCGCATCAGCGACGACATCAAGACCGCCATGAAGGCCAAAGACAAAGTACGCCTAGAGACGGTACGCAGCATCAAAAAAGTGATTCTCGACCGCGAGACCCTAGTGCGCCCCAGCGGACAAGATGCCCTGACCGTCGAGCAAGAGCTAGAGGTCTTGACCCAGCTGGCCAAACAGCGCAAAGACTCGATTGAGCAATATCAAAAGGCGGGGCGAGAAGACCTGGCAGCCCAAGAAGCCCAGGAACTAGAGATTATTGCTGAATATTTGCCCCAGCAGCTCAGCGATACCGAGGTAGAAGCGATCATCGACGAGCTGATTGCCAAAACTGGAGCTGCATCAGCCAAAGACATGGGCAAGGTCATGGGACCTGCGATGCAACAGCTTAAAGGCCGTGCCGATGGTGGCAAGGTGCAGGCCCTGGTCAAAGCCAAGCTGGCAGGCTGA
- the aroA gene encoding 3-phosphoshikimate 1-carboxyvinyltransferase, translating to MTARIALTDAAPHQTLTLELPAEGVALTGRVRVPGDKSISHRALMLGAIASGETRIQGLLLGEDPRSTAACFQAMGVTMSSLDDEWVTVQGVGLGNLQEPADVLDAGNSGTTLRLMLGLLASHPDRYFTVTGDGSLRSRPMDRVIKPLTQMGAEIWGRQHNRLAPLAVRGQSLKPTHYHSPVASAQIKSCILLAGLMTEGKTTVTEPSLSRDHSERMLRAFGAEIEVDPDTCSVTVHGPATLTGQTVVVPGDISSAAFWLVAGAITPGSDLVVENVGINPTRTGILDALAAMEADITLENPREVTGEPVADLRVRHSRLKAANFSGDLLPRMIDEVPVLAVAALFAEGTTTITDAAELRVKECDRIAVMASQLTHLGARIEERPDGLTIYGGNPLSGAVVDSYTDHRVAMSLAIAALRTSGSLQIQRAEAAAVSYPNFVATLAQLCGQG from the coding sequence ATGACCGCCCGCATTGCCCTGACCGACGCTGCCCCGCACCAAACCCTCACCCTAGAGTTGCCGGCTGAAGGAGTAGCCCTCACGGGCCGAGTGCGGGTGCCAGGTGACAAGTCAATATCGCACCGAGCGCTGATGCTGGGAGCGATCGCCAGTGGCGAAACCCGTATTCAGGGGCTGCTGCTGGGCGAAGACCCGCGCAGTACCGCCGCCTGTTTTCAGGCCATGGGGGTGACCATGTCATCGTTAGACGACGAGTGGGTGACCGTGCAGGGGGTGGGCCTCGGCAACTTGCAAGAGCCTGCCGACGTGCTGGATGCGGGCAACTCGGGTACCACCCTGCGGCTGATGCTAGGGTTGCTGGCCAGCCACCCCGATCGCTACTTTACGGTCACAGGCGATGGCTCACTGCGATCGCGCCCGATGGATCGCGTGATCAAACCTCTCACCCAGATGGGCGCAGAGATTTGGGGCCGACAGCACAACCGCCTCGCCCCTTTAGCCGTGCGAGGACAGTCCCTTAAACCTACTCACTACCACTCGCCAGTGGCCTCGGCCCAAATCAAATCTTGCATTTTGCTGGCCGGATTAATGACCGAGGGCAAAACTACCGTGACCGAGCCCAGCCTGTCGCGCGATCATAGCGAGCGCATGCTGCGAGCCTTTGGAGCCGAGATTGAAGTGGATCCTGACACCTGTAGCGTCACCGTTCACGGCCCTGCCACCCTCACCGGGCAGACCGTAGTGGTGCCCGGCGACATTAGCTCCGCCGCCTTTTGGTTGGTGGCCGGAGCGATCACCCCCGGCTCTGACCTGGTGGTCGAGAATGTCGGCATTAACCCTACCCGCACCGGCATTCTCGATGCCCTGGCCGCGATGGAGGCCGACATTACCCTGGAGAACCCTCGCGAGGTGACCGGCGAACCCGTGGCCGACCTGCGAGTGCGCCACAGCCGTCTTAAGGCCGCCAATTTCAGCGGTGACCTGCTGCCCCGCATGATCGACGAAGTGCCCGTTTTGGCGGTGGCTGCTCTGTTTGCCGAGGGCACCACAACCATTACCGATGCGGCAGAGCTGCGGGTCAAAGAGTGCGATCGCATCGCCGTAATGGCCAGCCAACTCACCCACTTGGGGGCGCGCATCGAAGAACGTCCCGACGGTTTGACCATCTATGGCGGCAACCCCCTTAGCGGTGCGGTTGTAGATAGCTACACTGATCATCGAGTGGCCATGAGTTTGGCGATCGCGGCCCTACGCACCTCAGGCTCCCTACAGATTCAGCGGGCCGAGGCAGCAGCGGTGTCCTATCCTAACTTCGTCGCTACGCTGGCTCAACTCTGTGGCCAAGGCTAA
- a CDS encoding PIN/TRAM domain-containing protein: MLDALIIFSFILAGAGIGFYSIDLLPQPILQQVTNIEALGAVTAVFGGLIGTGLGLVMQTSYRRLERQVKELPPDRILTRAVGLVLGLLIANLMLAPLFLLPIPSEFGFIKPMTAVLGSVLFAVSGMNLADTHGRSLLRLISPSTLESTLVAEGTLKPSKTKVLDTSCIIDGRIEGLMETGFLEGQLLVPQFVLQELQNVADASNDQKRDRGRRGLDVLNRIREAYPNRLLINSVDYDDIPTVDAKLVKLAQELNAMLLTNDYNLNKVASFQDVEVLNINDLAQAIRPAYLPGDDIDLKILKEGKEPSQGVGYLNDGTMVVVEEGRNYIGEELEVVVTGSLQTSAGRMIFARPKTSMVTS; the protein is encoded by the coding sequence ATGCTAGACGCACTGATTATATTCTCATTTATCCTGGCCGGGGCGGGCATTGGGTTCTACAGCATTGACCTGCTGCCCCAGCCGATTTTGCAGCAGGTGACCAATATTGAGGCGCTGGGGGCTGTCACCGCTGTATTTGGCGGGCTGATTGGCACTGGGTTGGGCCTAGTGATGCAGACCAGCTACCGCCGCCTAGAACGGCAGGTCAAAGAACTGCCCCCCGATCGCATTCTCACCCGCGCCGTAGGGCTGGTGCTGGGCCTGCTGATCGCCAACCTGATGCTGGCCCCCTTGTTTTTGCTGCCAATTCCCTCCGAGTTTGGCTTTATTAAACCGATGACGGCGGTGCTGGGCAGCGTGCTGTTTGCTGTCTCGGGCATGAATTTGGCCGACACCCACGGGCGATCGCTGCTGCGGCTGATCAGCCCCAGCACCCTAGAGTCAACCCTGGTGGCCGAAGGCACCCTCAAGCCCAGCAAGACCAAGGTGCTCGACACCAGCTGCATCATTGATGGCCGCATTGAGGGGCTGATGGAGACAGGCTTTTTGGAAGGGCAGCTACTGGTGCCCCAGTTTGTGCTGCAAGAACTGCAAAATGTGGCCGATGCCAGCAACGACCAAAAGCGCGATCGCGGTCGCCGTGGCCTTGACGTGCTCAACCGCATTCGCGAGGCCTATCCCAATCGCCTGCTGATCAACTCTGTCGACTACGACGACATTCCCACCGTCGATGCCAAACTGGTGAAGCTGGCCCAAGAACTCAACGCCATGCTGCTCACCAACGACTACAACCTCAACAAAGTCGCCAGTTTTCAAGATGTCGAAGTGCTCAACATCAACGACCTGGCCCAGGCGATTCGTCCCGCCTACCTGCCCGGCGACGACATCGACTTAAAAATTCTCAAAGAGGGCAAAGAACCCTCCCAGGGCGTGGGCTACCTCAACGACGGCACTATGGTGGTGGTCGAAGAAGGCCGTAACTACATTGGTGAAGAGCTAGAGGTGGTGGTGACCGGGTCGCTGCAAACCTCTGCGGGTCGCATGATCTTCGCCCGCCCTAAAACATCAATGGTCACCTCCTAA
- a CDS encoding histidinol-phosphate transaminase, giving the protein MALPFLRSAVVQLAAYMPHVESADDPSPARLDILDTNECPYDLPKALKEKLAWHLHHDIAANRYPDGGHGALKGAIAQYVTESADGASVSADHISVGNGSDELIRSLLIATCVGEEGAVLVANPTFSMYGILARTLGIAVVTVGRNEETFEVDLAAAQQAIDQPPAAPVRVVFMVHPNSPTGNALTAAELAWLKALPPDILVVVDEAYFEFSQQTTVAEVLTRPNWVVLRTFSKAFRLAAYRVGYAVANPELTQALEKVRLPYNLPSLTQAAAQLALAHRQELLAVVPEIQQQRRELATAIAQHTPLRLWPSDANFLYGRPPASSGQPLNAELERWFNQLRRQGTLVRHTGGGLRITVGTPAENQRTLAHMQQL; this is encoded by the coding sequence ATGGCTTTGCCCTTTTTGCGATCGGCGGTGGTTCAGCTGGCGGCCTACATGCCCCACGTTGAGTCGGCAGACGACCCCTCCCCAGCTAGGCTCGACATTCTCGACACCAATGAGTGCCCCTACGATCTACCCAAGGCGCTGAAAGAAAAGCTGGCCTGGCACCTGCATCACGACATCGCCGCCAACCGCTACCCCGACGGCGGCCATGGGGCGTTGAAAGGGGCGATCGCTCAGTATGTCACCGAATCTGCTGACGGCGCTTCTGTGAGTGCCGACCACATCTCCGTCGGCAACGGATCTGATGAACTGATTCGCTCACTGCTGATTGCCACCTGCGTCGGTGAGGAAGGAGCAGTGCTGGTGGCCAATCCCACCTTTTCGATGTACGGCATTCTCGCCCGTACCCTGGGCATTGCGGTGGTGACAGTGGGACGGAACGAGGAAACCTTTGAAGTTGATCTGGCGGCGGCGCAGCAGGCGATTGACCAACCCCCAGCGGCCCCCGTGCGAGTGGTGTTTATGGTGCACCCCAACTCCCCCACTGGTAACGCCCTCACCGCCGCCGAATTGGCCTGGCTCAAGGCCCTGCCCCCCGACATTCTGGTGGTGGTGGACGAAGCCTATTTTGAGTTCAGCCAGCAGACCACTGTAGCCGAGGTGCTGACTCGGCCCAACTGGGTGGTGCTGCGAACGTTTTCTAAGGCCTTTCGCCTGGCGGCCTACCGAGTGGGTTATGCCGTGGCCAATCCAGAGCTAACCCAAGCACTCGAAAAAGTGCGTTTGCCCTACAACCTACCCAGTTTGACCCAAGCAGCGGCCCAGCTTGCCCTCGCCCACCGTCAAGAATTGCTGGCCGTGGTGCCTGAGATTCAGCAGCAGCGGCGGGAGTTGGCGACGGCGATCGCCCAGCACACCCCCCTGCGCCTGTGGCCCAGCGACGCCAACTTTCTCTACGGACGACCTCCGGCATCTTCTGGTCAACCGCTGAATGCAGAGCTAGAGCGCTGGTTTAACCAACTGCGTCGCCAGGGTACGCTGGTACGCCACACGGGGGGCGGGTTGCGAATTACCGTGGGCACTCCGGCAGAGAATCAGCGAACCTTAGCCCACATGCAGCAGCTCTAA
- a CDS encoding GNAT family N-acetyltransferase: MIQADPDLPLLPTSAAPPPQVRTAHLHDIERLTDVLTASFYNCDGWRQWVYPFIRLGIQEDLKQRLRAQSPRYACLAAIATDPAATPLSVAPPNSHDAIAGTVEAALRQPWPWQGDRHVYISNLAVGHSFRRQGIATTLLQSCEQVAQRWRIYELRLHVMEDNLAARALYLKAGFTIAQVEDTPASWLGLQARRLLLRKTLLPSPAPEQPPS; this comes from the coding sequence ATGATCCAGGCCGACCCAGACCTTCCCCTCCTGCCCACCTCAGCCGCACCGCCCCCGCAGGTTCGCACCGCTCACCTGCACGATATCGAGCGGCTGACCGATGTACTAACCGCCAGTTTCTACAACTGCGATGGCTGGCGACAGTGGGTCTATCCATTCATTCGACTGGGCATTCAAGAAGATTTGAAGCAGCGGCTCAGGGCTCAATCGCCTCGCTATGCCTGCCTAGCCGCCATAGCAACTGACCCAGCGGCCACCCCGCTGTCTGTAGCCCCACCCAACAGCCATGATGCAATCGCCGGTACGGTAGAAGCAGCTCTCCGTCAGCCCTGGCCCTGGCAAGGCGATCGCCACGTCTACATTTCTAACCTGGCCGTAGGGCACAGCTTCCGGCGACAGGGCATTGCTACTACTCTTCTGCAATCCTGCGAACAGGTAGCCCAACGATGGCGCATCTACGAACTGCGTCTCCACGTGATGGAAGACAACCTCGCCGCCCGAGCGCTCTATCTTAAAGCGGGCTTTACTATAGCCCAGGTCGAAGATACTCCCGCCTCCTGGCTTGGGCTTCAGGCCCGCCGCCTGCTGCTACGCAAGACCCTACTGCCGTCACCGGCTCCAGAGCAACCCCCCAGCTAG
- a CDS encoding histidine phosphatase family protein, which produces MPLKSSLAILITPLSNEFEPMTLLKLLLVRHGQSVGNTVGRMEGTTSTGLTPLGRQQSRRLGQHLGATGWLPTGVYCSPLERATATLAAMVEGLGAELVELDLSQRSPTPPTTGMVLLQAKPVAGAVLDQPIPVTLLSDLKEYDAGVFNGLTWAEACDRYPDLCQRLTTSLDWQPIPQAETLTAGQARAQRFVAQLLHQHGNGDRILVIAHHWILQHVITGLMGCDRAWGLPMDNTACFEFWLDRDRWPQTGPNRLNTELWRVKRFNDTTHLQS; this is translated from the coding sequence TTGCCCCTAAAATCAAGTCTGGCAATTCTGATCACACCCCTTAGCAATGAGTTTGAGCCGATGACCCTGCTGAAGCTGCTGCTGGTGCGCCATGGCCAGTCGGTGGGCAACACCGTAGGCCGCATGGAAGGGACGACCTCTACTGGGCTGACGCCGTTGGGGCGGCAACAGTCGCGGCGGCTGGGCCAGCACCTAGGAGCGACCGGCTGGCTCCCTACCGGCGTCTATTGCAGCCCCCTAGAGCGAGCGACCGCTACCCTGGCAGCCATGGTCGAAGGCCTCGGGGCTGAGTTAGTCGAGTTAGATCTATCCCAGCGATCGCCAACCCCTCCCACAACAGGCATGGTGCTGCTCCAGGCCAAGCCTGTCGCTGGGGCCGTCCTAGACCAGCCCATCCCTGTAACGCTGCTCAGCGACCTCAAAGAATACGATGCAGGCGTGTTTAACGGCCTCACCTGGGCCGAGGCCTGCGATCGCTACCCCGACCTCTGCCAACGGCTCACCACCAGCCTCGACTGGCAGCCCATTCCCCAGGCCGAAACCCTGACTGCGGGACAAGCTCGCGCCCAGCGATTCGTCGCTCAACTGCTGCACCAGCACGGCAACGGCGATCGCATTCTTGTCATCGCCCACCACTGGATTTTGCAGCATGTGATCACGGGCCTGATGGGCTGCGATCGCGCCTGGGGGCTGCCCATGGACAACACCGCCTGCTTTGAGTTTTGGTTAGACCGCGATCGCTGGCCCCAAACCGGCCCCAACCGCCTCAATACCGAACTCTGGCGAGTGAAACGCTTTAACGACACCACCCACTTGCAGAGCTAA
- a CDS encoding cation diffusion facilitator family transporter gives MGSSVHSTSSFACRCGLDDADRQRLGLFLSLVLGFAVVEWLVGSHSHSLALQSDAGHMLTDVGAIALALSASWLTRLTLARPRPGQPRLEAIAALVNGLGLLVMAGLISLEAWHHLIAPPAALVSAPMVGTALVGLGINGFGVWLLHGQADETSLNRRGAFLHVVADLASSVGVIVGALCMALFQWFWIDGALSLAIALLIGSSALPLIYQSWGHLKGQSAPDLSALGFLETGRTDLSAHISGASSD, from the coding sequence ATGGGTTCTTCAGTTCACTCGACGTCATCGTTTGCCTGTCGCTGCGGGTTGGATGACGCTGATCGTCAGCGCTTAGGTCTGTTTCTCAGCCTGGTGTTGGGGTTTGCTGTGGTGGAATGGCTGGTGGGCAGCCACAGCCATAGCCTGGCCTTGCAGTCAGATGCAGGACACATGCTGACCGATGTGGGGGCGATCGCCCTGGCGCTTTCAGCCAGTTGGCTCACACGGCTGACGTTGGCCCGCCCCCGCCCTGGTCAACCGCGCCTAGAAGCGATCGCGGCGTTAGTCAATGGTCTGGGGCTGCTGGTGATGGCGGGGCTAATTTCCCTAGAGGCCTGGCACCACCTGATCGCGCCCCCTGCTGCTCTGGTCAGCGCGCCTATGGTAGGCACAGCCCTGGTGGGTCTAGGGATCAATGGGTTTGGTGTGTGGTTGCTCCATGGCCAAGCCGACGAGACATCTTTGAATCGGCGGGGCGCATTCTTGCACGTGGTGGCTGATCTGGCTAGCTCGGTGGGCGTAATTGTTGGGGCGCTGTGCATGGCCCTGTTTCAGTGGTTTTGGATTGACGGTGCCCTGAGTTTGGCGATCGCCCTACTGATTGGCAGCAGTGCTTTACCCTTGATCTACCAAAGCTGGGGCCATCTGAAGGGGCAGTCTGCCCCCGACCTATCGGCCCTAGGCTTTTTAGAAACTGGTCGCACCGATCTGAGTGCTCATATTTCTGGGGCATCCTCCGACTAA
- a CDS encoding D-Ala-D-Ala carboxypeptidase family metallohydrolase, with the protein MGTWVKETDEAFYLMQGNQWISRIQKRPSASNPKEQVLNVEGMRDWFLRSDAPLAMTVSVGTGGPEPEQAGGGSVVVPPPPEETPPPEAVTPPDIVTPPEVVTPPEVVTPPETIAPPPPDSGETSPPGAGEGTVPSPVTNLALRVKSTTYFKLQPKLSSELTDTEKVLVTNGTVLDIQYYINVGRNHWQVQLREPTLGDKTNRTWFVYTPDIDVLTGIRLRVVSDTLFKTEPKISSQLSPAQKVFVKNGTQLNLLAFKPAASDHFEITLADAIVGAEVTTKWYVYSPDVKIDGNRETLEVSGDTIFKAKPVQSNQLSNAEKVLVKKGTVFLLNSYAQPDKNHVRVALQGAFLGPQNRTTWHAYAPDIQISGTEIGNHPSDRGPEQPANPTDRGVALTLPGFSGTYYSNQPIQPKNRYGVRGNFTWGEALHVNRATGRYRKPANAGVVYNILKVADVMEEIRKMYGDKALKINSWYRDPATNAAVGGASMSRHLLGDAVDFVVPGVRCSDVYARLNGWWGNRGGLASSSVFTHIDMRGYRARWSYGY; encoded by the coding sequence ATGGGTACCTGGGTTAAGGAAACCGATGAAGCTTTTTACCTGATGCAGGGAAACCAGTGGATATCCCGCATTCAGAAGCGTCCCTCTGCCTCGAACCCCAAAGAGCAAGTGCTCAATGTGGAGGGTATGCGAGATTGGTTCTTACGCTCTGATGCGCCTTTGGCGATGACGGTCTCGGTGGGTACCGGTGGTCCAGAACCCGAGCAGGCTGGCGGTGGATCGGTGGTGGTGCCCCCCCCGCCGGAGGAAACTCCTCCCCCCGAAGCCGTGACGCCCCCCGACATTGTGACGCCCCCCGAAGTCGTGACGCCCCCCGAAGTCGTGACGCCCCCGGAAACCATTGCCCCACCTCCACCCGACAGCGGCGAAACGTCTCCCCCTGGTGCTGGGGAGGGTACTGTGCCTAGCCCGGTGACCAACTTGGCCCTGCGGGTGAAGAGCACGACTTACTTTAAGCTTCAGCCCAAACTGTCGAGCGAGCTGACTGATACCGAAAAGGTGCTAGTGACCAACGGTACCGTCCTCGATATTCAGTACTACATCAATGTTGGCCGCAACCACTGGCAGGTACAGCTGCGCGAACCTACCCTGGGCGATAAAACCAACCGCACTTGGTTTGTTTACACGCCCGATATTGATGTACTGACCGGCATTCGGCTGCGAGTGGTGAGCGACACCCTGTTTAAGACCGAACCCAAAATATCGTCGCAGCTGAGCCCGGCACAAAAGGTATTTGTCAAAAACGGCACCCAGCTTAATTTGCTGGCTTTTAAGCCAGCCGCCAGCGACCACTTTGAGATTACTCTGGCCGATGCGATCGTGGGGGCTGAGGTGACGACCAAGTGGTATGTTTACAGCCCCGATGTCAAAATCGACGGCAACCGCGAAACCCTAGAAGTGAGCGGCGACACTATTTTTAAGGCAAAACCTGTGCAGTCGAACCAGCTCTCTAATGCTGAAAAGGTGCTGGTGAAAAAGGGCACGGTGTTTTTGCTCAATTCCTACGCTCAGCCTGACAAAAACCATGTGCGAGTGGCCCTCCAGGGAGCGTTTTTGGGGCCTCAAAATCGCACCACCTGGCATGCCTACGCCCCTGATATTCAAATCTCTGGCACTGAGATTGGCAATCACCCGAGCGATCGGGGGCCGGAGCAACCTGCCAACCCCACCGACCGAGGCGTGGCGCTAACCTTGCCGGGGTTTTCAGGCACCTACTATTCCAACCAGCCCATTCAGCCCAAGAATCGCTACGGGGTGCGGGGCAATTTTACCTGGGGCGAGGCGCTGCACGTCAATCGGGCCACGGGGCGATATCGTAAACCGGCTAACGCCGGGGTGGTCTACAACATCTTGAAAGTGGCCGATGTGATGGAAGAGATTCGCAAAATGTACGGCGACAAGGCGCTGAAAATTAACTCCTGGTATCGCGATCCGGCGACTAATGCGGCGGTGGGTGGAGCGTCTATGTCTCGCCACCTTTTGGGTGATGCGGTAGATTTTGTGGTGCCTGGCGTGCGCTGCTCAGACGTCTATGCGCGGCTAAATGGATGGTGGGGCAACCGAGGAGGGCTGGCTAGCTCTTCGGTGTTTACTCATATCGATATGCGCGGCTACCGGGCTCGTTGGAGCTACGGCTATTAG